Proteins found in one Xenopus laevis strain J_2021 chromosome 1L, Xenopus_laevis_v10.1, whole genome shotgun sequence genomic segment:
- the nmu.L gene encoding neuromedin-U isoform X1 has protein sequence MLAPNRCNKLPALQYAATQATPQSCHQLHSFKWQPPSWLLCAILLVSWASSCKGFPLSPNALQEQELQLWNQLGNDCSAILSDSQSLGPSTLEELCVMIMGILQKSQGSDEKEESKRFLFHYSKSHESGNSDITSSVLHPLLQLVPQLHDRRMKRFKAEEEVQGPGLSRGYFLFRPRNGRRSAIFR, from the exons ATGCTGGCTCCAAACCGCTGCAACAAACTGCCTGCTCTGCAATATGCTGCCACCCAAGCAACACCCCAGAGTTGCCACCAGTTGCACAGCTTCAAATGGCAGCCTCCTTCCTGGCTGCTTTGTGCCATCCTCTTGGTATCCTGGGCTTCCAGCTGTAAAG GTTTCCCACTATCACCTAATGCACTTCAAGAGCAAGAACTGCAGCTGTGGAATCAA CTCGGCAATGATTGTTCTGCAATCCTGTCAGATTCACAGTCACTG GGGCCTAGCACATTAGAAGAGCTGTGTGTCATGATTATGGGTATTCTGCAGAAGTCTCAG GGTTCAGATGAAAAAGAGGAGAGCAAAAGG TTCTTATTTCATTATTCTAAGAGTCATGAATCAGGCAACTCAGACATCACG TCGTCTGTCCTGCATCCTTTGCTGCAACTTGTTCCTCAGCTTCATGACAGGAGGATGAAGAGGTTCAAGGCTGAA gAGGAAGTACAAGGACCAGGACTCAGCAGAGGTTACTTTCTGTTCAGG
- the nmu.L gene encoding neuromedin-U isoform X2: MLAPNRCNKLPALQYAATQATPQSCHQLHSFKWQPPSWLLCAILLVSWASSCKGFPLSPNALQEQELQLWNQLGNDCSAILSDSQSLGPSTLEELCVMIMGILQKSQGSDEKEESKRSSVLHPLLQLVPQLHDRRMKRFKAEEEVQGPGLSRGYFLFRPRNGRRSAIFR; the protein is encoded by the exons ATGCTGGCTCCAAACCGCTGCAACAAACTGCCTGCTCTGCAATATGCTGCCACCCAAGCAACACCCCAGAGTTGCCACCAGTTGCACAGCTTCAAATGGCAGCCTCCTTCCTGGCTGCTTTGTGCCATCCTCTTGGTATCCTGGGCTTCCAGCTGTAAAG GTTTCCCACTATCACCTAATGCACTTCAAGAGCAAGAACTGCAGCTGTGGAATCAA CTCGGCAATGATTGTTCTGCAATCCTGTCAGATTCACAGTCACTG GGGCCTAGCACATTAGAAGAGCTGTGTGTCATGATTATGGGTATTCTGCAGAAGTCTCAG GGTTCAGATGAAAAAGAGGAGAGCAAAAGG TCGTCTGTCCTGCATCCTTTGCTGCAACTTGTTCCTCAGCTTCATGACAGGAGGATGAAGAGGTTCAAGGCTGAA gAGGAAGTACAAGGACCAGGACTCAGCAGAGGTTACTTTCTGTTCAGG